The sequence gcaggtaagatggtggctgatccttcccaaccgggtcacaaactctttgaggttcttcccttgggcaggaggctgcggccCATCAGGACCAGAACCTCCCGCCACAAGAGCAGGTTCTTCCCGGCTGCtgttggcctcatcaacaaggcccgggacccccacctgactcagaaTTTTATCctgcccccacacctcaaggatgtgttaaattaacacattatattatattatattgcattacattgcatattgcaatctgacacttttcactgtcttgcatttcactttttactttactttttatatcttttatctattatctgtattttatttagatatgtttatgtctaaataaatgtaactttgtataaatattagaaaaagggagtaaataagaagtaaatagtgttgtatttattgtgtttgtatgtttttatgtttctatgttcattgtatgcaccaataaccagaacaaattccttgtaggtgtaaacctacttggcaataactactttctgattctgattctgatgaccCGATTAGAATTTAATGGTCAAAATCTGGGTGACCTCACATAAAAGATTGTTTCCATCTTTTCAAAGTTATTCAGACATTAGCACGAAGTGTATCGTAATGTTTTGGGGCCCATCTCAGGCGGACGATTTCTATGTTGCTTCTGTCACCAATACTATAGTCCCAGCAATACTCGGGGGGGAGCAGCTTGCTTGGTTTGTTCAGCCAGTAGTACTTGTTGAGGTGACTCTCATCGTGCCACAGAGCCTCCACGTCATTTATTTTGTCCTCCATGATGCTCAGGTAGCAGGCGTCTGTCAGATTCTTCACGTTTGCACACAATCCTCCAAAGATGGCAGCATGGTAGTAGAAATCTCCCGTTTCCATGAAGGCTGTGGATTTCTTGTTTCTGTCATAGGTGAACTTTTCCTTTGGAAGTTTGTAATAATGTGCGTGGAGCAAAGCCACCGAATCCCCAAGAGCCTCTGAGCCGAACCTCGCTTCAAACACTTGATCCACATCGAAGCAGAAGATGTGGCTGAAGCTGGAAGCAATCTCCGAATCTATGAGATTCGATATCATACTCATGCGCATCATAGAGATGTCCTGCCATCTGATGTACATTTTCACCTTGATAACCTTGAGGTGTCGCTGAGGGCCGAGCTCGATTTGCGGTACCTTCTCTGGTGAATCAGT comes from Platichthys flesus chromosome 1, fPlaFle2.1, whole genome shotgun sequence and encodes:
- the LOC133958185 gene encoding N-acetyllactosaminide alpha-1,3-galactosyltransferase-like, with protein sequence MSRFHNTVKRWGLGLCFLILVFSFPFLYSRFDTHEENPPVPREKEERRNIDGDLNFGARGQVETITSWKGPIMWNGIFDANAYDELHIQLRSSVALTVFAVGRYLDAYCKDFLTSAEKHFMPGLPVTYYVFTDSPEKVPQIELGPQRHLKVIKVKMYIRWQDISMMRMSMISNLIDSEIASSFSHIFCFDVDQVFEARFGSEALGDSVALLHAHYYKLPKEKFTYDRNKKSTAFMETGDFYYHAAIFGGLCANVKNLTDACYLSIMEDKINDVEALWHDESHLNKYYWLNKPSKLLPPEYCWDYSIGDRSNIEIVRLRWAPKHYDTLRANV